CCAGAGCGCTGAGAACGTAATTTCTCATGGCCTCCAGGTAATAAGCGGCCCCTGCAATTCGGGCCAGAGGCTCTTCAATACCCTCAAACTTACCAATTGAAATTCCAAACTGGCGACGAACCACGGCATGGGCGGAGGCCACACGGGCTGTAAATTTGGTGCCCACAGTCCCCTGTGCAGGAAGTGAAACACCACGACCGGCAGCTAAGGATTCCATCAACATTCCCCAGCCCTTGCCAGCACCGCCTTCCAAACCACCGATAATGCATTCATCAGCGTCGACGACCACATCATGACCTTCCATGGGACAGTTGTGAAAAGGAATAGTCAAGGGGTCGTGACGACGGCCCAAAACAACGCCCTTGGCATTTGCAGGCACCAGGGCACAAGTGATTCCCAAGTCTTCACCCTGCCCCAACAAATTATCAGGGTCGCGAAGCTTAAAGGCCACACCCAGCACGGTGGCAATGGAGGCCAACGTGATCCAGCGCTTTTTCCAGGTGAGGCGCACATAAATTTTACCATCGTCACCTTTGAACAAAACACCTTCGGAGAGAATTGAACCCGCGTCACTTCCCGCTGTGGGTTCAGTTAAGCCAAAACAAGGGACTTCGTCACCAATGGCCAAACGTGGTAAATAATAATTTTTTTGTTTTTGTGTCCCGTAGTGATTGAGCAGCTCAGCCGGCCCCAGTGAGTTAGGCACCATCACAAAGATTGCCAAGGCACTGGAACGAGACGACAGCTTATGAATCACTTGGCTGTGGGCATAGTGGGAAAATCCAAGGCCGCCATACTCCTTGGGAATGATCATCCCCAGGAATTTGTTCTTTTTGCAGAACTCGACGGCTTCTTTGGGAATGTCCCGTTCTTTCCACGCCTGCCAATCGTCCACCATCTTACACACTTCTTCAACCGGGCCATCGAGAAAGTCTTGTTCCTCTTTGGTCAACTTCGGATAGGGCTGACTCATCATCAAATTGAAGTCAGGCTTGCCCGAAAACAGTTCCTTTTCCATCCAAACCACTCCGGCTTCCAGAGCTGTTCGTTCAGTCGGGCTGATCTTGGGAATGATCTTAAGGGCCTGCATGGTTTTCATGATGGGTCCGGAAAGAATCACCTGGCGCAAGGGCTTAATCACCCCAATTGCCGCCACAGCCACCACCACGTAGACCAACCACATGGGAGCGCCAAACCCCACCATCGCTGCCAATAGCGCCAGCGACCACAGCCAAAATGGAGAGCCAAAGTAACCGACTAACACAAAAACCAAAACGGTCGCCAAAGCGATCATTATTCTTGGTTCCTGGTAGGCCAGAATTCCATAGATTGAATCAAATGCTCCCACGGAAGCAACCTCCTGTTCCGATTTACCAATTGGAACGATTCCTACAATCGTCCTAACTGTTTAATTTTAGGCCAGTATGCTTTCCATTTCAATCATTTGATTGAATATTTCAATCTTTTGATTAATACTAAGACGGGTATGGCGAAGACAGCAGTTAAAGCCCCAACCAAAAGCAAAAAACGACCCCGGGTGTCTCAAAAAGGGACGAATGGCCGCTCGGGGCCTCGACCTTTGGGAAGCTCGGACCCTTCGACGCGGCAAACCCTTTTGCGCGCCGCCAAGAAACTTTTTGCCGTCAAAGGCCTCAGCGGCACTTCCATTCGGGATATTGCCCAGGAAGCTGGAATGAACTCCAGTATGATTAGCTATTATTTTGATGGCAAGGACGGACTTTATCGCGCCTGCCTGGAGGAAATCGCCACCACCAGATTGCAGTTCACCCGTGATATTCTCCTCCCACCCCAGACCTTGGAAGAGTATCAATTGCGATTGAAGATGTTCGCCGAAAGTCTGGTTCAGCTATTTCTCGAAGACCGGGAAACCGGGCTAATTGTGATCCGCGAGTATGACCGGATCAACTCTCCGGCTGAAAAGGTTTTTATGGAGAACTTTTTGAAGCTGTTTGAAATGATCATTCAGTTTTTTAAGGAAGCGCAGAAGAAGAATTTTGTGCGACTCAAAAGTGATCCCTTCACTATGGCCAGTTTGTTTTTTGGCGCACTCACTAGTCAGCTACGGCTCGATCACATCAAAGAAAAGACCTATGGTCGCAGCCTAAAAAAACCAGATGAGCGAGCCAAGCTGTGCACCCACCTGGTTTCTCTATTCACAGTTTAGGCTCCTGCCACACGGCGAATGGTCAGATTGAATTCGCCAGTTAGTAGAGTGGACTCAGTTCCCGACTCAACAAAATCCACCAAAACCCTCTCCTGCTCCTCATGGCTCAATGCACGCAGAATATGATCGGCGGCATTGTCCCGATCCCCTCTAAAGTACATCTGCGTGGTCAACTCGTGAAAACCCCGCTTATGAACCTTGTAGTGAATGTGAGGAGGGCGCAGCCAAGTGGCGCTGGCGGG
This is a stretch of genomic DNA from Pseudobdellovibrionaceae bacterium. It encodes these proteins:
- a CDS encoding acyl-CoA dehydrogenase — translated: MIALATVLVFVLVGYFGSPFWLWSLALLAAMVGFGAPMWLVYVVVAVAAIGVIKPLRQVILSGPIMKTMQALKIIPKISPTERTALEAGVVWMEKELFSGKPDFNLMMSQPYPKLTKEEQDFLDGPVEEVCKMVDDWQAWKERDIPKEAVEFCKKNKFLGMIIPKEYGGLGFSHYAHSQVIHKLSSRSSALAIFVMVPNSLGPAELLNHYGTQKQKNYYLPRLAIGDEVPCFGLTEPTAGSDAGSILSEGVLFKGDDGKIYVRLTWKKRWITLASIATVLGVAFKLRDPDNLLGQGEDLGITCALVPANAKGVVLGRRHDPLTIPFHNCPMEGHDVVVDADECIIGGLEGGAGKGWGMLMESLAAGRGVSLPAQGTVGTKFTARVASAHAVVRRQFGISIGKFEGIEEPLARIAGAAYYLEAMRNYVLSALDQGVKPPVVTAMAKYNATEGMRKALNDGMDIMGGQAISFGARNLIGIAYVGAPISITVEGANILTRTLIIFGQGAMRAHPYAFREVDAVEKGDVKEFDLAFWGHIGHIARNLFRSVVLSVTRGRLAMTGRPGPVRRYAQKLAWASASFAIMADIAMGALGGQLKVKEKLTGRFADIMSWMFIGTAVLRRWEADGCKKEDLPFVHYSMRHCLGEIQNAFDGIFGNMTVPGLSWFFTRPLRWWSRLNFFTMGPDDRLGQKVARLIQTEGEQRDRLTNTIYLPKDPEEALGRLEAAFTAVNLAEPIEKKIKKAVKAKKLPRKKPMSFLVEEARKQGIIDQAEYQLIKEAERLRLDYIQVDDFSDEEFATAKATPATRHDFHLSEGSGSAGKSSGGGNGAAREGVSSTPSGGSANPTAR
- a CDS encoding TetR/AcrR family transcriptional regulator, with amino-acid sequence MAKTAVKAPTKSKKRPRVSQKGTNGRSGPRPLGSSDPSTRQTLLRAAKKLFAVKGLSGTSIRDIAQEAGMNSSMISYYFDGKDGLYRACLEEIATTRLQFTRDILLPPQTLEEYQLRLKMFAESLVQLFLEDRETGLIVIREYDRINSPAEKVFMENFLKLFEMIIQFFKEAQKKNFVRLKSDPFTMASLFFGALTSQLRLDHIKEKTYGRSLKKPDERAKLCTHLVSLFTV